A region of Mesorhizobium sp. M3A.F.Ca.ET.080.04.2.1 DNA encodes the following proteins:
- a CDS encoding LacI family DNA-binding transcriptional regulator — protein MPTMAEVARRAGVSVSTVSHVVNRTRFVSPEKAQLINDAIAAMGYQPNELARSLKVASTNSVGLAISAISNPYFTDIICAVEAECARLGLMVFLSDTQEDPERELQVVRAFHQRRVDGVILAPSGSPERAIAYLAEKKLPCVLIDRFADDRFDQIGVENQTAMRALIDHVASFGHRRIGYIAGQPGLATTRERIEAFRASLAANGLECLPRYVSPENVDTAGATTSTHAILSLPEPPTALVTGNNMTTIGAVRAVREKGLSIPRDLSLVGFDDFEWADCFEPRLTLVEQPCTEIGRQAAALLSARIASSDAAPRSVRLQATLQARQSCAKPVRMRRA, from the coding sequence ATGCCGACAATGGCTGAGGTCGCGCGCCGCGCCGGCGTTTCGGTTTCGACCGTGTCGCATGTCGTCAACCGCACGCGTTTCGTCTCGCCCGAGAAGGCGCAGCTGATCAACGACGCGATCGCCGCCATGGGCTACCAGCCCAACGAACTGGCGCGCTCGCTGAAAGTGGCCTCGACCAACAGCGTTGGCCTCGCGATCTCGGCGATCTCCAACCCCTATTTCACCGACATCATCTGTGCGGTGGAAGCCGAGTGCGCGCGCCTCGGCCTGATGGTGTTCCTGTCGGACACGCAGGAAGATCCCGAGCGCGAGCTTCAGGTGGTGCGCGCTTTCCACCAGCGCCGTGTCGACGGCGTCATTCTGGCGCCGTCCGGCTCGCCAGAACGCGCGATCGCCTATCTCGCCGAAAAGAAGCTGCCTTGCGTGCTCATCGACCGCTTCGCCGACGACCGCTTCGACCAGATCGGCGTCGAAAATCAGACGGCGATGCGGGCGCTGATCGACCACGTCGCCTCCTTTGGCCACCGGCGCATCGGCTACATCGCCGGCCAACCGGGGCTGGCCACGACGCGCGAGCGCATCGAGGCCTTCCGCGCCTCGCTCGCCGCCAATGGACTTGAGTGCCTGCCGCGCTACGTCTCGCCGGAGAATGTCGACACGGCGGGCGCCACGACATCGACGCATGCGATCCTGTCGCTGCCGGAGCCGCCCACCGCATTGGTCACCGGCAACAACATGACGACGATCGGGGCAGTCCGCGCCGTCCGCGAGAAGGGGCTTTCGATCCCGCGCGACCTGTCGCTGGTCGGCTTTGACGATTTCGAATGGGCCGACTGTTTCGAGCCGAGGCTGACATTGGTCGAGCAGCCCTGCACCGAGATCGGCCGCCAGGCGGCAGCGCTTCTGAGCGCCCGCATCGCCTCCAGCGACGCGGCACCCCGCTCCGTGCGGCTGCAGGCGACGCTGCAGGCGCGCCAGTCCTGCGCGAAGCCGGTTCGCATGAGGCGAGCATGA
- a CDS encoding anion transporter produces MTWTGTGALLILVLTYAGVAVGRFPGLRLDRAGIALLGGAAMIAIGAIGIEDAYRSINFDTITLLLGMMIVVAHLKVSGAFRALGGFAIEHAHAPFMLLIMVTLLTGVLSAFLVNDAICLVMAPIVVHVTRIINRNPVPYLIATCTASNCGSVATITGNPQNMVIGALSGISYPAFTVALAPVALFGLVAVIVIIRIVYRAEFSRTVELSPEVYRGRMLPGQVLKATIACVMLAVAFFVGVPVAKAALIAGAFLLVTRAIKPHRIYREIDGPLLFMFAGLFVVVAGAERTLLTPELTASAKAIGLDDVWRLSAFTAVLSNIMSNVPAVLALRPFIPGLENPQRAWLVVAMSSTLAGNFTLLGSVANLIVAEQAKAAGKLLSFVAFFRVGLPLTLLTLAAGTAWLAFIS; encoded by the coding sequence ATGACATGGACGGGCACCGGCGCGCTTCTCATCCTCGTGCTCACCTATGCCGGTGTTGCCGTCGGTCGCTTCCCGGGCCTCCGGCTCGACCGCGCCGGCATCGCGCTGCTCGGCGGGGCTGCCATGATCGCCATCGGCGCCATCGGCATCGAGGATGCCTACCGTTCCATCAATTTCGACACCATCACGCTGCTGCTCGGCATGATGATTGTGGTGGCGCATCTGAAAGTCTCAGGCGCCTTCCGTGCGCTCGGCGGCTTCGCCATCGAGCACGCGCACGCACCATTCATGCTCCTGATCATGGTGACGCTTCTGACCGGCGTTCTCTCGGCCTTCCTGGTCAATGACGCGATCTGCCTGGTGATGGCGCCGATCGTGGTCCACGTCACCCGCATCATCAACCGCAACCCGGTTCCCTATCTGATCGCCACCTGTACGGCCTCCAACTGCGGCAGCGTCGCCACCATTACAGGCAACCCGCAGAACATGGTGATCGGCGCGCTGTCGGGCATCTCCTATCCCGCCTTCACGGTGGCGCTTGCACCCGTCGCGCTGTTCGGCCTCGTCGCCGTCATCGTCATCATCCGCATCGTCTACCGCGCCGAGTTCTCGCGCACGGTGGAACTCAGCCCCGAGGTCTATCGCGGCCGCATGCTGCCGGGACAGGTGCTGAAGGCGACCATCGCCTGCGTGATGCTGGCGGTCGCCTTCTTCGTCGGGGTACCCGTGGCCAAGGCGGCGCTGATCGCCGGCGCCTTCCTGCTCGTCACCCGCGCGATTAAGCCGCATCGCATCTACCGCGAGATCGACGGACCGCTGCTCTTCATGTTCGCCGGCCTGTTCGTGGTGGTGGCCGGTGCCGAGCGCACTCTGCTCACGCCCGAGCTGACGGCTTCCGCCAAGGCAATCGGTCTCGACGATGTGTGGCGGCTTTCCGCCTTCACCGCGGTGCTTTCCAACATTATGAGCAACGTGCCGGCGGTGCTGGCGCTGAGGCCATTCATTCCGGGTCTCGAGAACCCGCAGCGCGCCTGGCTGGTGGTGGCGATGAGTTCGACGCTCGCCGGCAATTTCACGCTGCTCGGCTCCGTGGCCAATCTGATCGTCGCCGAGCAGGCGAAAGCGGCGGGCAAGCTACTGTCCTTCGTCGCTTTCTTCAGAGTCGGACTGCCTCTGACCTTGCTGACGCTCGCCGCCGGGACGGCCTGGCTCGCTTTCATCTCCTGA
- a CDS encoding CHASE3 domain-containing protein, which yields MIARLRRAMRWQALPLLGGFVIVAAIVGGRAILAETQIADRVASRRSIETQQLLAGLLSLTQDAETGQRGYLLTGEKTYLQPYQHAVEALPGQLARIDQMLPASSEAAQQVAGIKEALARKQSELAETIRLYDAGNMSKALEIVRGGSGKLDMEQIQANIDAIRRIDGANLQARALRMEQVEDWLRAGSFAALAAILLLGLYTIRESGRRFRAVVIAQDALSAKNAALENEIHTRERAESQLRQVQKMEAVGQLTGGIAHDFNNMLAVITSAMNLAQRKLARGEHDVETFVEAAADAAARAANLTARLLAFSRQQPLAPQLVDANRLVTGMSDLLRRTLGQSIEIETVLAGGLWKAHADPSQVENAILNLAVNARDAIGEKGKLTIETANCHLDEAYAAGHPEVKAGQYVMIAVTDTGTGMSPDVMARAFEPFFTTKPVNHGTGLGLSQVFGFVKQSGGHVKIYSEPGEGTTIKIYLPRFAGPEEAAPFARLGGKAEPAATETVLLVEDDARVRSATSAALLELGYTVIEAGSGEEALGKLGENPAIALMLTDIVMPAMNGRQLAEEAKGRAPSLKIVFMTGFTRNAVVHNGVLDHDVNFIAKPFTLEQLSAKLRDALAKP from the coding sequence ATGATCGCACGACTGCGACGTGCCATGCGGTGGCAAGCGCTCCCGCTCCTCGGCGGGTTTGTCATCGTGGCGGCGATTGTCGGTGGGCGTGCCATCTTGGCCGAAACGCAGATCGCGGATCGTGTCGCGAGCCGTCGATCCATTGAGACCCAGCAACTGCTCGCCGGCCTGCTTTCGCTTACCCAGGACGCCGAGACAGGCCAACGCGGCTATCTGCTCACAGGCGAGAAGACCTATCTCCAGCCGTACCAGCATGCGGTCGAAGCGCTGCCGGGTCAGCTTGCGCGCATCGACCAGATGTTGCCGGCAAGCAGCGAGGCGGCGCAGCAAGTCGCCGGCATAAAGGAGGCGCTCGCCCGCAAGCAGTCCGAACTGGCCGAGACGATCCGCCTTTACGACGCGGGCAACATGTCGAAGGCGCTGGAGATCGTGCGTGGCGGCAGCGGCAAGCTCGACATGGAGCAGATCCAGGCCAATATCGACGCGATCCGGCGTATCGATGGGGCAAACCTGCAGGCGCGTGCATTGCGCATGGAACAGGTCGAAGACTGGCTGCGCGCCGGTTCGTTCGCGGCGCTGGCCGCCATACTTCTGCTCGGGCTCTATACGATCCGCGAGTCCGGCCGCCGCTTCCGCGCCGTGGTGATTGCCCAGGATGCGCTGAGCGCGAAGAACGCGGCGCTGGAAAATGAGATCCACACGCGCGAGCGAGCGGAGTCACAGCTGCGCCAGGTGCAGAAGATGGAAGCGGTCGGCCAACTCACGGGCGGCATCGCGCATGACTTCAACAATATGCTGGCGGTCATCACCAGCGCCATGAACCTCGCCCAGCGCAAGCTGGCGCGCGGCGAGCACGACGTGGAGACCTTCGTCGAGGCGGCCGCAGACGCTGCAGCCCGCGCCGCCAATCTCACGGCACGGCTGCTCGCCTTTTCGCGCCAGCAGCCGCTTGCGCCGCAGCTGGTCGACGCCAACCGGCTGGTCACCGGCATGTCGGACCTGTTGCGCCGCACGCTGGGGCAGTCGATCGAGATTGAAACCGTGCTGGCCGGCGGCCTATGGAAAGCGCATGCCGATCCCAGCCAAGTCGAGAATGCCATCCTGAACCTGGCGGTCAACGCGCGCGACGCGATCGGCGAGAAAGGCAAGCTCACCATCGAGACCGCGAACTGCCATCTCGACGAGGCCTACGCTGCCGGCCACCCGGAAGTGAAGGCCGGCCAGTATGTGATGATCGCGGTGACCGATACCGGCACCGGCATGTCGCCGGACGTCATGGCCAGGGCTTTCGAGCCGTTCTTCACGACGAAGCCTGTCAACCACGGAACGGGGCTGGGCCTGAGCCAGGTTTTCGGCTTCGTCAAACAGTCGGGCGGGCATGTGAAGATCTATTCCGAACCGGGCGAAGGCACGACGATCAAGATATACCTGCCCCGTTTCGCGGGTCCGGAAGAGGCGGCGCCGTTCGCGAGGCTCGGCGGCAAGGCCGAGCCGGCCGCGACCGAAACGGTCCTTCTGGTTGAGGATGACGCCCGGGTGCGTTCCGCCACGTCAGCAGCCTTGCTCGAGCTCGGTTATACGGTGATCGAGGCCGGGAGCGGCGAGGAAGCACTCGGCAAGCTCGGTGAAAATCCCGCCATCGCGCTGATGCTGACCGATATCGTCATGCCGGCGATGAATGGCCGGCAGTTGGCGGAAGAAGCGAAGGGACGCGCGCCGTCGTTGAAGATCGTTTTCATGACCGGCTTCACCCGCAACGCGGTGGTCCATAACGGCGTGCTCGACCACGACGTGAACTTCATCGCCAAGCCGTTCACGCTGGAGCAGCTTTCGGCGAAGCTGCGTGATGCGCTCGCGAAGCCGTAA
- a CDS encoding DUF3309 family protein, with protein sequence MTLGTILIIILILALLGGFAGLGGGPFYGTGYYGGGGLGLLLVIVIILVVLGRI encoded by the coding sequence ATGACCCTCGGTACAATTCTCATCATCATTCTCATTCTCGCCCTGCTTGGCGGCTTCGCCGGGCTGGGCGGCGGCCCGTTCTATGGCACCGGCTATTATGGCGGCGGCGGCCTCGGGCTGCTGCTGGTCATCGTGATCATTCTTGTGGTGCTCGGGCGGATCTGA
- a CDS encoding GFA family protein has product MSSDFTRSGSCLCGGVQFRVAGDPLRVGLCHCKDCRKTSGSAFQAFAVWPRAAFEAAGITSTYGGRSFCPTCGSRVPFVGENEVEVAIGGLDVAPTEGLEPSYELWVGRREHWLQPLPGARQFEHDRIADAAVDDAPANGLGERLRESA; this is encoded by the coding sequence ATGTCCAGCGATTTCACGCGAAGCGGCAGTTGCCTGTGCGGCGGCGTTCAGTTCCGGGTGGCCGGCGACCCTCTCAGGGTCGGCCTTTGCCATTGCAAGGATTGCCGCAAGACTAGCGGATCGGCCTTCCAGGCCTTTGCCGTCTGGCCGCGAGCCGCCTTCGAGGCGGCCGGAATCACCAGCACCTATGGCGGGCGCAGCTTTTGCCCGACCTGCGGCAGCCGCGTTCCGTTCGTCGGCGAAAATGAGGTCGAGGTGGCGATCGGCGGCCTCGACGTAGCGCCGACCGAAGGGCTTGAACCAAGCTATGAACTGTGGGTCGGCCGACGCGAGCACTGGCTGCAGCCCCTGCCCGGCGCGCGCCAGTTCGAGCACGACCGGATCGCGGACGCCGCTGTGGACGACGCGCCAGCCAATGGCCTCGGCGAGCGCCTGCGCGAATCTGCGTAG
- the msrA gene encoding peptide-methionine (S)-S-oxide reductase MsrA, with protein MASTERAILAGGCFWGMQDLIRRFPGVISTRVGYSGGDVPNATYRNHGTHAEAIEIVFDPARTSFRTLLEFFFQIHDPTTRNRQGNDVGTSYRSAIFYENDEQKRVAEDTIADVDASGLWPGKVVTELAPAGPFWEAEPEHQDYLERYPSGYTCHFVRPGWKLPVREKAAAS; from the coding sequence ATGGCTTCTACCGAACGCGCGATTCTCGCGGGCGGCTGTTTCTGGGGCATGCAGGACTTGATCCGCCGCTTCCCCGGGGTGATCTCGACCCGCGTCGGTTATTCGGGCGGCGATGTTCCCAACGCTACCTATCGCAACCACGGCACCCATGCCGAGGCGATCGAGATCGTCTTTGATCCAGCCAGAACCAGTTTTCGCACATTGCTCGAGTTCTTCTTCCAGATCCACGACCCGACGACGAGGAACCGCCAGGGCAACGATGTCGGCACGAGCTACCGCTCAGCGATCTTCTATGAAAACGACGAGCAGAAGCGGGTCGCAGAGGACACCATCGCCGATGTCGATGCCTCGGGCCTATGGCCGGGCAAGGTCGTCACCGAACTCGCCCCGGCGGGCCCCTTCTGGGAGGCCGAGCCTGAACATCAGGACTATCTCGAGCGCTATCCCAGCGGTTACACCTGCCATTTCGTGCGGCCGGGCTGGAAGCTCCCGGTCCGCGAAAAAGCGGCCGCCTCGTAG
- a CDS encoding ABC transporter permease, with product MTALLSFLLGNPALLRLMASFIAALGWGFHQRLAGARAERARQAAGETAARDVADQVDNDIAALPADAIRKELKSWARN from the coding sequence ATGACGGCGCTTCTGTCCTTCCTGCTCGGCAATCCGGCGCTCTTGCGCCTGATGGCGTCCTTCATCGCGGCACTCGGCTGGGGCTTCCACCAGCGGCTTGCCGGCGCACGAGCCGAACGCGCCAGGCAGGCGGCCGGCGAGACGGCGGCGCGCGATGTGGCCGATCAGGTCGACAACGATATCGCCGCGCTGCCGGCCGATGCGATCCGAAAGGAGCTGAAATCATGGGCAAGGAACTGA